DNA sequence from the Lycium barbarum isolate Lr01 chromosome 5, ASM1917538v2, whole genome shotgun sequence genome:
GAGAAAATGCCAGCAAGAGAATTCACAACACTTCTCGAGCCTAAGGCTCGGCTCTTCGAAAGGCTATTGGCCGCGGGCCTAATCAAATAAGGTCCTCCCAAAACCATCACAGTCGGGAAGCAGATTCTACAAGGTTTATCACAGTTAAACCTACAATTCAGGAGGAAATGGACACAGTATAGAAGACTGCATAAATCTCAAGCATAAAATCTAGGAACTGATAAACAAAAGGGAATCATTTTGGAAACCGCAGCTTCTAATGTAAACACGAACCCGCTACCCAACCATGGAAAAAATAGGGTCAATATGATTAAAAAGGACGAGGACTGGAAACTTGCAGAGCGTCGGTCCCTATAGTGGTTGAATCTTTCGAACAAACAGCAACCTCCCTCACACTCCAAGAGTGCTCCAACTTCAAAGTTTTGGTCCCGGCACCGAGAACCACAAAAGCTATAACGAGGTTCAAGACTTTGGTCCCAGCACCCATGGTAGCGTACGCAGCGCAACATATTGTACCCGCTTCTAATGAGCTTATTATTGCGCAAGCAGCCATGGCTCAAGGCATGACTCGCTCAGGAAGATGTTACACTCCTGAAGTGCTGGCTCAGAATGCTGCAAGGAAAGAAAACACCCAAAAGAGAGAGAtaactgaaggagaagctgaagaTTTCTGGCAGCGTATGCAACCAAAAGACTACTCCATCATCGAGTATTTGAAGAAGACACCGGCATAGATATCGGTGTTATAATTACTGACCAGCATCCAGTCACACAGGCAGGCCCTCATGAGAGTGTTGGATGATGCACACATACCAGCTGGTacaagcagtgaagacttggctggGTTGGTAGCCCTCTTCATCGAAGAACAAAAAATCTACTTCTCCAAAGAAGAATTGCCCACAGAAAGGAACCTCCCATAATAGAGCTCTTAACATCACCATAGAATGTCGTGGGAAATCAATAGGGAGAGTGCTTGTGGACAATGCATTAGGCCTCAACATCTGCCCCATCGCTACATTCATACAGCTCGGCTATAACATGGGCAAAATCCTCTAGAGCGGGACAAACGTCAAGGGATTTGATGGATCCCAAAGTGATTTCCTGGGAGAAGTTGAGCTACAAATCCAAGTTGGCCTTGCCTCTTTCACAAGAGAATTCCAAGTCATGAAAATCAGAACCAACTACAAGCTCTCGGGAAGACCCTGAATACATTCTGTAGTATCATAAACTCTGTACcaagccataaaatttgaatggcagggATAGAAAATTGTGATCATAGGTAAGAAGGAGTTAGCAAAGGATAAGAATCAAGTTAGAGCCAGGCTTCGGTGTTCAGCATAAGTCAGCTTTTCTTCAAATTTTCAgattttcttcaaacttcaaattcTACTCCTATATAGTTTGCTTTTTCTTCCATTAATTCGCAAGCGTTAGAGCCTACTAGCCAATAAGTCGTTCTCCTCCACTCATGCTACGACTTAGGTAATCTATTCTTGCTTAATCAAATCACGAACTAATTTAtcacatattttattattttgtgcatttaattgcTATGCATATTCTCACGCACTAACACTTTATTTTGTGTTTGTTTAGTTTTATTGCATTctttagaggttgcctagcattgaaaattgttttggttgtgaatctgcattaaggacgagactaTAATGGCAGAGAGATTTGAAGCTTTCAACACTGGTATGGGATTGGTGCAAGCACAGAATGATGATAGCAAGGAAAATGTGGTTCGAAAAAATATTGTGGTCAATCTGGGAAATACCTCAaaccttcttcctaacacaacctCAACTTCTAGCTCAATTCGCAACATTTCCTTAACCATTTCGCCTCACCTAGATCCTACTTACAccattccacaaattccatcaaCCTACACTCCCAATCAAGTAGCGATAATTCCTAatccataattttccataacaaccaCTAAATtcgagaaaaataagaaaaacgaACTGGAAATATGCCCATATAGGAGGCCTGGAAAGGAAATTATGTCGCTTTGCCATGAAGATTTGGGAAAAGAACTCAACAATTTGAGGAAATCCATTAATGAAGAGTTATGTTCAAGAAATTTCCAGAGTTTGAAGTATGAAGATTTATGCGTGCATCCAAATGTTGAGATTCCGCCAGGGTACAAAATACCTAAGTTTAACACTTTTAATGCGGAGGGAGATCCCGTCACTCATTTAAAGGAGTATTGCAGCAGATTAATTGGTATTGGACATAATGAAGCCGTACGAATGAGATTTTTCATTCAAAGTTTATCAGGATCAGCACTCTCTTGGTACACCAAACAAGATTTTAGCAAATGGCATACATGGGAAGATATGGCCCGCGAATTTATAAAGCAACTCGAGTTCTACAATGGAGGCGATCCGCACATAGCCGATTTGCTCAGAGTAAAGAAACtgccacatgagtctttccaAGAATAAGCCATACGATGGAGGttagaagcttcaaaaatacatccTCCATTACCCGAGAGGGAATTGATCTCAACCTTCATCAAAATTCAGGAAGACTTATATTATGATAAGTTGCTCGGAGCTTGTGCACGCAACTTCTTTGATTTAATTAGGATTGGTAAAGAACTAGAAAGTTCCATTGAAGGAGGAAGAATTATAGATAGCTCAGCAGCACAAGCCGTTCACCAAACCTTCCAAGCGAAGATACCAGGAAATCTGCAAAGCGAAATGAAGGAACACCAATTCACTTCCATGACTATGCATCAAGCGCAATGCCATCAAAGTCACCAAATTTTTCAATCTTATGCCACTATGCAGTATCCTCGTCAGCAAAACTCCCAGAATGGCTACCAACAACGGTTTCACCAAGCACAATCTAGCTCTCGACAACAGAAGAAGAGGAAATCTTTTTCCTTCACTCCTCCAGATGAGCCATTGGCAAGTATATTTGAGAGGTTGAGTGCTAAGGGTATTCCACAACCAAAGAAGGGATTTATACCTAAGCATCCACCTCCAAACTTTGATTTAtctaagagttgtgcttaccactcaaACATTCAAGgacatgacattgaagaatgtccGGCGCTAAGATTTAAGATTCAAAGCATGATTGAAAGTGGTAAGATAAAGCTACAGCTAGAGCCTCCAACCAGTAATGGTAATATTGCAAACACAAACACAATTGTTGTTAAGGGTGATCCATCGAAATTGGCACCAAGGCATTTGAAAAGAAAGCGTGTAACAACTCAAGAAGACTTACAGGGACATCATCTCGCAACTTGAGAATATCATTCTCCACATGCCCACCTTTATGAGTGGCTGCTATTTTGTAATCTTTTCTAGACTTTTGTAATGAACTACGTTCAACCTGATTCCTGTTAGtagcgggatacgtaggcgcccatGTTGGGTTCGGTCTCAATAAATAAAAATTTCAATTGCCCCCATAGCCAAACTGGAGAAATTTTGCAAACGGCCTATCGTTATTTGGAAAAACCAGAAGTTGAAATCCCAAGCCATATTCGCATAATCATATTTCCGAAATGGCATAGCAATGAGAAGCGCAGATTCAAAGCCAAAGCTTCAATGTTCATTGCAAGGCAACCCCTTtcttttatactaacaaattttctttgagtaatgcAGAGCCGATTTTTAGCTACTCTTCAATGATAATGCACGCTATACAAAATCTCAGCATTGAGAAAGACATCACGAAAA
Encoded proteins:
- the LOC132639382 gene encoding uncharacterized protein LOC132639382 codes for the protein MSLCHEDLGKELNNLRKSINEELCSRNFQSLKYEDLCVHPNVEIPPGYKIPKFNTFNAEGDPVTHLKEYCSRLIGIGHNEAVRMRFFIQSLSGSALSWYTKQDFSKWHTWEDMAREFIKQLEFYNGGDPHIADLLREDLYYDKLLGACARNFFDLIRIGKELESSIEGGRIIDSSAAQAVHQTFQAKIPGNLQSEMKEHQFTSMTMHQAQCHQSHQIFQSYATMQYPRQQNSQNGYQQRFHQAQSSSRQQKKRKSFSFTPPDEPLASIFERLSAKGIPQPKKGFIPKHPPPNFDLSKSCAYHSNIQGHDIEECPALRFKIQSMIESGKIKLQLEPPTSNGNIANTNTIVVKGDPSKLAPRHLKRKRVTTQEDLQGHHLAT